In Devosia sp. 1566, a single genomic region encodes these proteins:
- the hisI gene encoding phosphoribosyl-AMP cyclohydrolase codes for MNITFADPASLSPTELEEGTAFAPRFDANGLITVVTVEAGSNAVLMLAHMNKEALRLTLETGIAHYWSRSRNALWKKGETSGELQQVTELRLDCDQDAIALTVEQTGRGAACHTGRQSCFYRRVVLNEGELMLEDDGSPRLFNPDEVYG; via the coding sequence ATGAACATTACCTTTGCCGATCCCGCGAGCCTGTCCCCTACCGAACTGGAGGAAGGCACCGCCTTTGCTCCCCGGTTCGATGCCAATGGCCTCATCACCGTTGTCACCGTGGAAGCGGGCAGCAATGCCGTGCTGATGCTGGCCCATATGAACAAGGAAGCCCTGCGGCTAACGTTGGAAACCGGCATCGCCCATTACTGGTCGCGCTCGCGCAACGCGCTTTGGAAAAAGGGCGAAACCTCGGGCGAGCTGCAGCAGGTCACCGAGCTGCGACTCGATTGCGACCAGGACGCCATCGCCCTTACCGTTGAGCAGACCGGCCGCGGCGCTGCCTGCCATACCGGCCGCCAGAGCTGCTTTTACCGGCGCGTCGTGCTCAACGAAGGCGAGCTGATGCTTGAAGATGACGGCTCGCCGCGCCTCTTTAATCCCGACGAAGTCTACGGCTAA